CGATAGAGAATCAAAGACTGAAGGCGTTGACGATGTGTTCGATTTGCGGGCCGGACGGGAGATAAAGGATGGCAATAACATCGAAACGTGGTTGTAATCCGCGGTGCTGGGTATCGCTCAGATACCATTGGGCGGTGCGAATGATCTGCCGCTGTTTTCGTGGCCCGACCGCTTCTTGAGGAGAGCCGTAAGCAAGAGATCGCCGCGTCTTTACCTCGATAAAGATGAGTAGTTTGACATGTTGGGCAATGATATCGATCTCTCCGACCGGGGTGCGGAGATTGCGAGCGACGATGCGGTACCCCTTTTCAGCGAGATAGAGAGCTGCGGCATCTTCACCGCAGCGACCAAGAGAGAGTCGGGCCTCGGTCATGGTTCGGGAACATATTCCCGGACACCGCGAAAGCTTTTCCGGTGCAGGGGGGAAGGTCCAAAACGGGCGATGGCCGCGAGATGAGCTGCAGTCCCATAGCCTTTGTGTTCGGCAAAACCATATTGTGGGTAGTGGCGAGCAAAGGCGCACATGATCCGGTCACGGACAACTTTCGCCAGAACCGAAGCGGCCGCAATGGAGAGAGAACGGGAATCTCCTTGTTTGATGGTGAGTTGTGGCGTGCTGAGCGGTATTTTGCTGATGCCGTCGACAAGGAGATAATCTGCAGGAATCTGTAAACGCGTTACCGCTGTTTGCATTGCCAGCAAGGTCCCTTGCAAGATGTTGACACGATCAATTGTCGCCGTAGAAACAAGGCCGATAGAGAAGGCCCGTGCTTGACTAAGAATAAGGGGGTATAGTTCATCGCGTTTTTTAGCCGAGAGTTTTTTTGAGTCCGTTAAGCCGGGGAGATCGAAGCTGTCGGGCAGGATGACCGCTGCCGCAATGACCGGTCCGGCGAGGGGGCCCCGTCCAGCTTCGTCAATTCCGGCGATGGCAGCATAGCCGCGTTGTTTAGCTGAAAGTTCGTAGTCAAGGGGAGTGCTTGTTGCTGTGTCGGGGAAGGATAGTTGCATGGTCGATTGACCCTCCTTGCATTTCCAGCTGGATTTCCGGAAATGTCTGCGCTACAATCTTTCGGCTTTTGTTATTAAATTATTCAAAGTGAAGGAGAGTACGTTATGGCTGGACTGTTTCTGGGAATCTTTTTTTTGGCATATCTCTTTTTGTTGGTCGACTGGAAGAATTTGCGTGCGGCCTTGGCACAAGGAGGGTGGGCGACCGCGTGTCTGTATCTCCTCCTGGCCGTACTGATTACAATTGTTTATTCGTCCCCTGAAACTGCAGTGATGGCGCCGGCTGTTCACCACTGATCGACCGGACTTTAACATCAGTAGTGTAAAACAAAACGCCCCGATCAGCATGATCGGGGCGTTTTGTTTGGTCTTGGTTTAGTAGCGCTTCTCACGGATGCGGGCTGCTTTGCCCTGCAGGTTGCGCAGGTAATAAAGCTTGGCGCGCCGTACATCACCGCACATGACGACTTCTATCTTGTCGATGCTCG
This genomic stretch from Deltaproteobacteria bacterium HGW-Deltaproteobacteria-4 harbors:
- a CDS encoding YraN family protein, with protein sequence MTEARLSLGRCGEDAAALYLAEKGYRIVARNLRTPVGEIDIIAQHVKLLIFIEVKTRRSLAYGSPQEAVGPRKQRQIIRTAQWYLSDTQHRGLQPRFDVIAILYLPSGPQIEHIVNAFSL
- a CDS encoding ribonuclease HII codes for the protein MQLSFPDTATSTPLDYELSAKQRGYAAIAGIDEAGRGPLAGPVIAAAVILPDSFDLPGLTDSKKLSAKKRDELYPLILSQARAFSIGLVSTATIDRVNILQGTLLAMQTAVTRLQIPADYLLVDGISKIPLSTPQLTIKQGDSRSLSIAAASVLAKVVRDRIMCAFARHYPQYGFAEHKGYGTAAHLAAIARFGPSPLHRKSFRGVREYVPEP